The following are encoded in a window of Halosolutus halophilus genomic DNA:
- a CDS encoding glycosyltransferase family 2 protein, whose product MVGVLDLVLGGIAIGILVWGFERYRSRFVKSDLLIAGVLAGGILLFVVLPGVYDVVGDALNIEQRFVLLSLLAHLATLAVVLYLLAALREANARFGDLVRNLSADQVAETDGGERTIFVVIPAYNEGATIRSVVQSLPETIRGYAVQPVVVSDGSADDTAENAKYNGTAVVEHPVNQGQGGALKTGFQIALDRGASIVVTMDGDGQHPADELERLVSPVIDDEADYVMGSRYKGEDHSGNSLVRESGIQVFTWLINVLTKSTITDCTNGFRAIRATGLEEMQLTEERFSAPELIIEARKNGLRMQEIPITIEERQAGETKKPQIKYALGITRTILTAWIR is encoded by the coding sequence ATGGTAGGCGTCCTCGATCTGGTGCTTGGTGGGATCGCCATCGGAATCCTCGTCTGGGGGTTCGAGCGCTACCGGTCCCGATTCGTAAAATCCGATCTCCTGATCGCGGGGGTACTCGCCGGGGGGATTCTGCTCTTCGTCGTCCTCCCGGGCGTGTACGACGTTGTTGGCGATGCGCTGAATATCGAACAGCGGTTCGTATTGCTGTCGCTGCTGGCCCATTTGGCGACGCTCGCGGTCGTGCTCTATCTCCTCGCGGCGCTTCGCGAGGCGAACGCCCGGTTTGGCGACCTCGTGCGCAACCTCTCCGCCGACCAAGTCGCAGAAACAGATGGTGGGGAGCGCACGATCTTCGTCGTCATTCCGGCCTACAACGAGGGGGCGACGATCCGGTCGGTCGTCCAATCGTTGCCGGAGACCATCCGGGGCTACGCCGTCCAACCGGTGGTCGTCTCGGATGGCTCCGCCGACGACACCGCCGAGAACGCCAAGTACAACGGCACCGCCGTCGTCGAACATCCCGTCAATCAGGGCCAGGGTGGGGCGTTGAAAACCGGCTTCCAGATCGCACTCGATCGGGGCGCGTCGATCGTCGTGACGATGGACGGCGATGGCCAGCATCCCGCGGACGAACTCGAGCGGTTGGTCTCGCCCGTGATCGACGACGAGGCGGACTACGTGATGGGCTCGCGGTACAAAGGGGAAGACCACTCCGGCAACAGTCTCGTCCGCGAAAGCGGGATCCAGGTCTTTACGTGGCTGATCAACGTGCTGACGAAGTCCACGATTACGGACTGTACGAACGGCTTCCGCGCGATTCGGGCGACCGGGCTCGAAGAGATGCAACTGACCGAAGAGCGATTCAGTGCCCCCGAGTTGATCATCGAGGCGCGAAAGAACGGCCTTCGGATGCAGGAAATCCCGATCACGATCGAAGAGCGACAGGCTGGCGAGACGAAGAAGCCCCAGATAAAGTATGCTCTCGGTATTACTCGAACAATTTTGACTGCTTGGATCCGATAA
- a CDS encoding NAD-dependent epimerase/dehydratase family protein has translation MTDENLTIAVTGAAGYIGSRVVDRLQATHPEWSITALDNFYRGTVRDIGDVTVDHVDIRDRDRLAAALEGADIVMHLAALSGVDDCEDNADLAYAVNVTGTNNVAWFCRQHGAGLIFPASMAIIGDPDAFPITADDPRDPLNWYGRTKVLGEQAIETLADDAFPAHVYLKSNLYGEHQVGGQTISKGTVINFFVNRALAGEPLTVYEPGTQSRNFVHVKDIARAYVRSAERLHRQLARGETGVEKYTLASDEDPSVQETAEMVARIADDELGGRPEVTLVENPRAGETLVDEFPVETTRTHADLGWTPEHTVAETIRELIQDAAGQDAPAQDT, from the coding sequence ATGACTGACGAGAACCTCACCATCGCGGTGACCGGCGCAGCGGGCTACATCGGCAGCCGGGTCGTCGACCGGCTCCAGGCGACCCATCCCGAGTGGTCGATCACCGCGCTCGATAACTTCTATCGGGGCACCGTCCGCGACATCGGCGATGTCACCGTCGACCACGTCGACATCCGGGATCGCGACCGGCTCGCAGCGGCGCTCGAGGGCGCCGACATCGTGATGCATCTCGCCGCCCTCAGCGGCGTCGACGACTGCGAGGACAACGCCGACCTCGCGTATGCGGTCAACGTCACCGGGACGAACAACGTGGCGTGGTTCTGCCGCCAGCACGGCGCGGGGTTGATCTTCCCCGCGAGTATGGCGATCATCGGCGATCCCGACGCGTTCCCGATCACGGCCGACGATCCGCGCGACCCGCTGAACTGGTACGGGCGGACGAAAGTCCTCGGCGAGCAAGCGATCGAGACGCTGGCCGACGACGCGTTCCCGGCACACGTCTACCTGAAGTCGAACCTCTACGGGGAGCACCAGGTCGGCGGCCAGACGATCTCGAAAGGGACCGTCATCAACTTCTTCGTCAACCGGGCGCTGGCCGGCGAGCCCCTGACCGTCTACGAACCCGGCACGCAATCGCGGAACTTCGTCCACGTCAAAGACATCGCACGTGCATACGTTCGCAGCGCTGAACGGCTCCACCGGCAACTCGCACGTGGCGAGACGGGCGTCGAGAAGTACACGCTCGCGTCCGACGAGGATCCGAGCGTCCAGGAGACGGCGGAGATGGTCGCCCGAATCGCCGACGACGAACTCGGTGGCAGGCCCGAGGTGACGCTCGTGGAGAACCCGCGTGCCGGCGAAACGCTGGTCGACGAGTTCCCCGTCGAGACGACGCGCACGCACGCCGATCTCGGCTGGACGCCCGAGCACACGGTCGCGGAGACGATCCGCGAGCTCATCCAGGACGCCGCTGGGCAGGACGCGCCGGCGCAGGACACGTAG
- a CDS encoding glycosyltransferase family 4 protein → MSAKSIVLVVIVDELDENNAVYSAVQNFIDVYEDEVDRIAIIGPSSIDIDRRIVDPVPVKWPSASHTLFSALNFVRYQIRIAKNLRQEKEQSELVFFHIGGTLLLLPMVTNRLSKFRSLVFITGSTEKGIYARHGQGLLSKIAAKSIKTVESCTCLLADRVILLSESMKPPSISWPISSNKIVANFNFINTKVFKKQTPIEDRTADIIFVGRLEHVKGVENIVHALPGLVDQHPNLQVMFIGSGEQQDELEDFVKRHGLNNHVTFTGWVDRENLPEYMDNAQTLLMPSLSEGVPKTLLEAMSCGTIPIASRVGGIPDIVDDEKNGFLLQNTNPETIKRTVSSVLNRDDLETISNNASQYIERHHSYTSVREQYREILNVEDSNGTKS, encoded by the coding sequence ATGTCTGCTAAGTCTATCGTACTCGTTGTCATTGTTGACGAGTTAGATGAAAATAATGCAGTGTATAGTGCAGTGCAAAATTTTATTGATGTATATGAGGACGAAGTAGATCGAATAGCCATCATCGGACCAAGTAGTATTGATATTGATCGACGTATAGTAGACCCTGTGCCTGTTAAGTGGCCATCAGCGTCGCACACGCTTTTTTCGGCTTTGAATTTTGTCAGATATCAAATACGTATCGCAAAAAATCTTCGACAGGAAAAAGAACAATCTGAGCTAGTCTTTTTTCATATTGGTGGTACTCTGCTTCTCCTACCAATGGTCACGAATCGCCTCTCGAAATTTCGATCACTGGTTTTCATTACTGGATCAACGGAGAAAGGGATCTATGCACGCCACGGTCAAGGGCTATTATCAAAAATTGCAGCCAAGAGTATCAAAACTGTCGAGTCTTGTACCTGCCTTCTTGCGGACAGGGTAATACTCCTCTCTGAAAGTATGAAACCACCATCAATCTCGTGGCCAATTTCATCAAATAAAATAGTTGCTAATTTTAATTTTATAAACACTAAAGTATTTAAAAAACAAACCCCTATAGAAGACCGTACAGCTGATATTATATTTGTCGGCCGTCTTGAACATGTGAAAGGTGTGGAAAATATCGTCCACGCACTCCCCGGCCTCGTTGATCAACATCCAAACCTCCAAGTCATGTTTATTGGATCAGGTGAACAACAGGATGAACTTGAAGACTTTGTCAAACGACACGGCCTTAATAACCATGTGACATTCACTGGTTGGGTTGATCGAGAAAATCTACCGGAATATATGGATAATGCTCAAACGCTACTCATGCCTTCTCTTTCTGAAGGAGTACCGAAAACTCTCCTTGAAGCGATGTCTTGTGGAACAATTCCTATCGCGTCTCGAGTCGGTGGGATCCCTGATATCGTTGATGATGAAAAAAACGGATTCTTATTACAGAATACAAATCCGGAGACGATTAAGCGCACAGTTTCATCTGTTCTTAACCGTGACGATCTTGAGACTATTAGCAATAATGCCAGCCAATATATTGAAAGACATCATTCTTATACCAGTGTTCGCGAACAGTACCGTGAAATATTAAATGTAGAGGATTCTAACGGTACCAAATCTTAG
- a CDS encoding polysaccharide biosynthesis C-terminal domain-containing protein: MGQNITQKFISIFGSKVVILFLTVITTPIIVRLLDSDGYGDYSFILSAVQVLFILITAGSFNGIRKYIAEDRPIDGWAGSVYRFYTKVIFGITIPTIIIIVGFARSDIIVSVLGKEFSPYFYIIALLLPMRAIFRTSRSALMGLNLEHYSESLKVLDRVIFTIFIVTFFHFGGDVEAILIGRTTAYTIVGLSAFIIFAHYVGFSTIRHIPTSLPKKKLLSYSAYSSILTFLMVSLYNLDIILLRIMVGSTETGYYRAALVVAEFLWFVPLAVQATLVHSTSRLWVEEKFNQLTVIATQVTRYTLLFLVLLVLGVMGLARPLLTTYFGPEFEAATIPLLLLLPGVLGFALIRPILAISQGQENLRVLILSTSAAALLNFVLNISLIPLYGMNGAAIATSISYGSMFFAHVWSARFLGFDPLADIRFERIVLTGLIAGIPIIILPMYINSDILALIIIPVMGFTLYSVLALKFGAIDLSEILHLIRSSPVPMKKLTKLVPEKYGSVFRSLE, from the coding sequence ATGGGTCAAAACATTACACAAAAATTCATTTCTATATTTGGTTCTAAAGTAGTAATACTCTTTTTAACTGTTATCACTACACCCATAATTGTTCGTCTTCTCGATAGTGATGGGTACGGGGATTATTCATTTATTCTTTCAGCAGTCCAAGTACTATTTATTCTCATAACTGCTGGCTCTTTCAATGGAATTAGAAAGTATATTGCTGAAGATCGACCAATAGATGGATGGGCTGGTTCTGTCTATAGGTTCTACACAAAAGTTATTTTTGGAATTACAATACCAACTATTATAATTATAGTTGGATTTGCTCGATCTGATATCATTGTCTCAGTATTGGGTAAAGAGTTCTCCCCCTATTTCTATATTATAGCTCTTCTACTTCCGATGAGAGCTATTTTTAGAACTAGCCGAAGTGCGTTAATGGGTTTAAATCTTGAACATTACTCAGAATCACTTAAAGTACTTGATAGAGTCATATTCACTATATTTATAGTTACTTTCTTTCATTTCGGTGGGGATGTTGAAGCTATTTTAATAGGCCGGACGACCGCATATACGATCGTCGGACTATCTGCTTTTATAATATTCGCACACTATGTTGGTTTTTCAACAATAAGGCATATACCGACATCATTACCAAAGAAGAAATTACTGTCATATAGTGCTTATTCATCTATTCTTACATTTTTAATGGTGTCTCTTTACAATCTAGATATCATTTTGCTTCGAATAATGGTTGGAAGCACTGAAACAGGATATTACAGGGCGGCGCTTGTTGTAGCGGAGTTTCTCTGGTTCGTACCTCTCGCAGTACAAGCTACGTTGGTACACTCTACATCACGATTGTGGGTAGAAGAGAAGTTCAATCAACTCACTGTAATCGCAACTCAAGTGACACGATACACACTTTTATTCTTAGTCTTGCTTGTTTTAGGAGTTATGGGGCTGGCCCGACCCCTTTTAACAACTTATTTCGGGCCAGAATTTGAGGCTGCTACTATTCCACTATTGCTCTTACTTCCAGGTGTTCTTGGTTTTGCACTTATTCGACCGATACTTGCGATCAGTCAAGGACAAGAAAATCTACGTGTTTTAATTCTATCAACATCAGCGGCAGCCCTCCTAAATTTCGTGCTAAATATATCACTAATTCCGCTATATGGAATGAATGGAGCTGCAATTGCAACAAGTATTTCCTATGGATCAATGTTTTTCGCCCACGTTTGGAGCGCACGTTTCTTAGGTTTTGATCCACTTGCAGATATCCGCTTTGAACGAATTGTACTAACCGGTTTGATTGCTGGAATTCCAATTATTATTCTACCGATGTATATAAATTCAGATATACTCGCATTGATTATCATTCCAGTGATGGGGTTCACCCTGTATTCTGTACTTGCGCTTAAATTTGGTGCAATTGACCTAAGCGAGATCCTGCACTTAATTCGGTCTAGTCCAGTTCCGATGAAGAAACTAACAAAACTAGTCCCAGAAAAATACGGGTCTGTATTTAGGAGTTTGGAATGA
- a CDS encoding glycosyltransferase family 4 protein — MRVLNSLVEPRIGGPHLRSLAVAKQLREYDVETVFLLPAGSDEFEELATEAGFDVVRPSLPRLHPPKDVVKNLKYMMKYLPATKRICDVIEEYNIDIMYASMTLNFQAVVAAYRSSTPIAWFFNDTSTPWPLTEITAQMAGFMADEIAVAADAVHDYYFSNDVTSRTIYPPVDTEEFNPDKIDQDSVSLREELDIDESTPIIGTVGNINPVKGHKYLLRSLPDVINKIGQVAVPIVGKILDTREEYITELKRLRSDLGLEDNVYFVGQRSDIPRIMADFDIFVLPSVREACPMAVLEAMAMQKPVVATRVGGTAEQIVDGEHGWLVPARSPSVLSNALTEALTNPEKSWQRATAARSRVQEKFSLNQCVESHYKMFKELNNTQSKYD, encoded by the coding sequence ATGCGTGTATTGAACAGTCTCGTTGAGCCTCGTATTGGAGGACCTCATTTACGGTCCTTAGCAGTCGCGAAGCAATTACGTGAGTATGATGTTGAAACTGTGTTTCTACTTCCTGCCGGAAGTGATGAGTTTGAGGAATTAGCTACTGAGGCGGGGTTTGATGTTGTTCGACCTTCATTACCTCGTCTCCACCCGCCAAAAGATGTCGTTAAGAATTTGAAATATATGATGAAATATCTACCTGCAACTAAGCGAATTTGTGACGTCATAGAAGAATACAATATTGACATCATGTATGCAAGTATGACGCTAAATTTTCAGGCCGTTGTAGCCGCATATCGTAGTTCGACACCGATTGCTTGGTTCTTTAACGACACGAGTACTCCCTGGCCACTTACCGAAATCACCGCACAGATGGCCGGATTCATGGCGGATGAGATCGCCGTTGCAGCGGATGCGGTACATGATTATTACTTTTCCAACGATGTTACTTCCCGGACGATATATCCTCCTGTAGACACAGAAGAGTTCAACCCAGATAAAATAGACCAGGACAGCGTGAGTCTAAGAGAAGAGTTGGACATCGATGAGTCAACTCCAATTATCGGAACAGTCGGTAATATCAACCCAGTAAAAGGTCATAAATACCTGTTACGGTCACTTCCCGACGTAATCAATAAGATTGGTCAAGTTGCCGTTCCTATCGTCGGGAAAATACTTGACACGAGAGAAGAGTATATTACTGAGCTTAAACGCCTTCGATCGGATCTCGGATTAGAAGACAATGTATATTTCGTCGGACAGAGGTCCGATATACCGCGAATTATGGCAGACTTCGATATATTTGTGCTCCCGTCAGTTAGAGAAGCATGTCCAATGGCGGTACTCGAAGCCATGGCCATGCAAAAGCCCGTCGTCGCGACGAGGGTCGGTGGCACAGCGGAACAGATCGTGGATGGGGAACATGGCTGGTTAGTTCCGGCACGAAGCCCTAGTGTTCTTTCGAATGCACTGACGGAGGCACTGACCAACCCAGAAAAATCCTGGCAACGGGCCACCGCAGCTCGCAGTCGCGTCCAAGAAAAGTTTTCGCTCAACCAGTGTGTTGAGTCGCATTATAAGATGTTCAAGGAACTAAACAACACCCAAAGCAAATATGACTGA
- a CDS encoding glycosyltransferase family 4 protein, which produces MTDSEKEIIVLSERFHPDTTSASGQYMTDISIGLQKRGLDVTVLTRAINGDGSESTREGIENTNIDIKRVPISGVDRDHFIKRLYNWFTYLAIVLPLLLVSSSNKEREIVFVSYPTIMPPFVWAVCKLRGWDYMYIVHDYHPEAAIELGYIKRNGIIHRIWERVNQYLLIDATHIVALGPKMKDEIINSVDRKYERKFDPEKVSVIHNWADGEFIEPKEKENNWFSKEHGLVNKFSLVYSGNIGEFHDLETVIRAVAKIDQDDTHLMVIGEGDNKGNIIELAKRTEVLGEKVSVLPYQPWEDVPYSITAGDVSIVAVNPEFKGLCVSSKLYSALASGQPVLVIADEHDDESQIISRYNAGIQVSPGDPQAAIDAINQWKNNPELVREHGENAREAFENHFTQENSIDKYYKLLSE; this is translated from the coding sequence ATGACTGATTCCGAGAAGGAAATTATCGTTCTCTCTGAACGATTTCACCCAGATACGACGTCCGCTTCTGGACAATACATGACTGATATCTCTATCGGACTGCAAAAGCGTGGACTCGATGTAACTGTCCTCACACGTGCGATAAACGGAGATGGGAGCGAATCAACTCGAGAGGGCATTGAAAACACAAATATAGATATCAAACGGGTTCCGATCTCAGGTGTAGATCGTGATCATTTCATAAAGCGATTGTACAATTGGTTCACCTATCTAGCAATCGTTCTTCCACTGCTATTAGTGAGTAGCTCCAACAAAGAGCGTGAGATCGTATTTGTATCTTATCCCACAATAATGCCCCCTTTCGTCTGGGCCGTTTGTAAACTGCGTGGATGGGACTACATGTATATTGTCCACGACTATCATCCAGAGGCTGCTATTGAGTTAGGATATATTAAGCGAAATGGGATTATCCATCGAATTTGGGAGCGAGTGAACCAGTATCTGTTGATCGATGCAACCCACATTGTGGCTCTCGGTCCGAAGATGAAGGATGAAATAATCAATAGCGTCGATAGGAAATACGAGAGAAAATTCGACCCCGAAAAAGTATCTGTCATACATAACTGGGCAGATGGCGAGTTTATCGAACCAAAAGAGAAGGAGAACAATTGGTTTAGTAAGGAGCATGGCTTGGTGAATAAATTCAGTCTCGTATATTCAGGTAATATAGGGGAATTTCACGATTTAGAGACGGTTATACGTGCAGTGGCGAAAATAGACCAAGACGATACACACCTTATGGTTATCGGAGAAGGTGATAATAAAGGTAACATTATAGAATTAGCAAAACGAACTGAGGTTTTAGGAGAGAAAGTAAGTGTATTACCCTATCAGCCCTGGGAAGACGTTCCTTACTCTATAACTGCCGGCGACGTCTCTATCGTGGCTGTAAACCCAGAATTCAAGGGCTTATGCGTCTCCAGCAAATTGTATTCTGCTCTCGCCTCGGGGCAGCCAGTTCTCGTAATCGCGGACGAACATGATGATGAATCGCAGATCATATCTCGATATAATGCTGGAATCCAAGTCTCGCCAGGAGATCCTCAGGCAGCGATTGACGCGATCAATCAATGGAAAAATAACCCAGAATTGGTAAGAGAGCACGGTGAAAATGCCAGAGAAGCGTTTGAGAACCATTTCACGCAGGAAAATTCGATAGATAAGTACTACAAATTACTGTCAGAATAG
- a CDS encoding NAD-dependent epimerase/dehydratase family protein has product MTILLTGADGYLGWPTALRIAARTDDRIVLVDNCARREWVEEVGSTSATPIASPEERLDAAREVHGCHNLSFVEGDLTEKAFVDELLEIHEPDTVVHTAAQPSAPYSQINGERANYTQHNNLQATRNLLWGLEEHDLTDTHFIETTTTGIYGAPEFPIPEGGATMEHDGARDEVPFPAMAGSWYHLTKSHDAANMRLAHKQFDIPISDVRTAITYGTQTAETAADPRLNTRFDFDYYFGVVAHRFCAQAIAGYPMTVYGKGEQRKPFISLEDAVEGLARLALGDPADRPAEHAVYNQVTRAISIVEMANTIADVGDEFDLDVAVEHFENPRDEDETHKMEIENERYMALIGEQRQTFTEGVRDILETLVEYDETITAHEDRFLPGVLDDWETADETELTYEEDAADEPEAEATPDAN; this is encoded by the coding sequence ATGACGATACTTTTGACTGGCGCCGATGGCTATCTCGGCTGGCCAACGGCACTGCGGATCGCAGCACGCACTGACGATCGGATCGTACTCGTCGACAACTGCGCGCGGCGGGAGTGGGTCGAGGAGGTCGGTAGCACGAGCGCCACGCCGATCGCCTCGCCCGAGGAGCGCCTCGACGCCGCGCGGGAGGTCCACGGCTGTCACAACCTCTCCTTTGTCGAGGGCGACCTCACGGAGAAGGCGTTCGTCGACGAACTCCTCGAGATCCACGAACCCGACACCGTCGTCCACACGGCGGCCCAGCCGTCGGCGCCGTACTCCCAGATCAACGGCGAGCGCGCCAACTACACCCAGCACAACAACCTGCAGGCGACCCGGAACCTGCTGTGGGGGCTGGAGGAACACGACCTGACTGACACGCACTTCATCGAGACGACGACGACGGGCATCTACGGCGCGCCGGAGTTCCCCATCCCGGAAGGTGGCGCGACGATGGAGCACGACGGCGCCCGCGACGAGGTCCCGTTCCCGGCGATGGCGGGCTCGTGGTACCACCTCACCAAGAGCCACGACGCCGCCAACATGCGGCTCGCGCACAAGCAGTTCGACATCCCGATCTCGGACGTCCGCACCGCGATCACCTACGGGACCCAGACCGCCGAGACTGCGGCGGATCCGCGACTGAACACCCGGTTCGACTTCGACTACTACTTCGGGGTCGTCGCCCACCGCTTTTGCGCCCAGGCCATCGCGGGCTACCCCATGACCGTCTACGGCAAGGGCGAACAGCGCAAACCGTTCATCAGCCTCGAGGACGCCGTCGAAGGCCTCGCCCGGCTCGCCCTCGGCGATCCGGCCGACCGGCCCGCCGAGCACGCCGTCTACAACCAGGTCACGCGCGCGATCAGCATCGTCGAGATGGCCAACACCATCGCCGACGTCGGCGACGAGTTCGACCTCGACGTCGCCGTCGAACACTTCGAGAACCCGCGCGACGAGGACGAGACCCACAAGATGGAGATCGAGAACGAGCGCTACATGGCCCTGATCGGCGAGCAGCGCCAGACGTTCACCGAGGGCGTCCGCGACATCCTCGAAACGCTCGTCGAGTACGACGAGACGATCACGGCCCACGAGGATCGCTTCCTGCCGGGCGTCCTCGACGACTGGGAGACGGCCGACGAAACGGAACTCACCTACGAGGAGGACGCTGCCGACGAGCCCGAGGCCGAAGCCACCCCCGATGCCAACTGA
- a CDS encoding NAD-dependent epimerase/dehydratase family protein, whose product MHVLVTGGCGYIGSALIPQLQADDRIDRVTVLDSLASGSPANLVGARFDGDLAFVRGDVRNYGDVETAMRGVDRVIHLAAITGAASTHDRVDETRAVNLEGTRNVFNAAQKVGVDHVVFASSCNNYGRATSTEIDETTEPDPLNPYAETKYEGEDLLREYVDDGAFTGTALRMSTNYGYAPGIRFNLVVNHFVFRALTDRPLTVYGDGSNWRPFIHVRDAARAYHQAVCEPAAWAAPVYNVGSTDENYRIETIAEIVREELDTDLEVSYLEEKNPGPSYHVNFDLLAETGFDPEWTLREGVRDLAAQFQHQAPRNGGVGDDPADDVSASPSIQNDD is encoded by the coding sequence ATGCACGTCCTCGTCACCGGCGGCTGTGGCTACATCGGGAGCGCGCTCATCCCGCAGCTCCAGGCCGACGACCGGATCGACCGGGTCACCGTCCTCGACTCGCTCGCGAGCGGCTCGCCGGCGAACCTCGTCGGGGCCCGATTCGACGGGGACCTCGCGTTCGTCCGCGGCGACGTCCGCAACTACGGCGACGTCGAAACCGCGATGCGGGGCGTCGACCGCGTGATCCACCTGGCGGCGATCACGGGGGCGGCGAGCACCCACGATCGCGTCGACGAGACGCGGGCGGTCAACCTCGAGGGGACGCGCAACGTGTTCAACGCGGCCCAGAAGGTCGGCGTCGACCACGTCGTCTTCGCCTCCTCGTGTAACAACTACGGGCGCGCGACCAGCACGGAGATCGACGAAACGACGGAGCCCGACCCCCTCAACCCGTACGCGGAGACGAAGTACGAAGGCGAGGACCTCCTGCGCGAGTACGTCGACGACGGCGCGTTTACGGGGACGGCACTCCGGATGAGTACGAACTACGGCTACGCGCCGGGTATCCGGTTCAACCTCGTCGTCAATCACTTCGTTTTCAGGGCGCTGACCGATCGGCCGCTGACCGTCTACGGTGACGGGAGCAACTGGCGGCCGTTCATTCACGTCCGGGATGCGGCACGGGCGTATCACCAGGCCGTCTGTGAGCCCGCCGCGTGGGCGGCGCCGGTCTACAACGTCGGCTCGACCGACGAGAACTATCGCATCGAGACGATCGCCGAGATCGTCCGCGAGGAACTGGACACGGACCTCGAGGTCTCGTATCTCGAAGAGAAGAATCCCGGGCCGTCGTACCACGTCAACTTCGACCTGCTCGCGGAGACCGGGTTCGACCCCGAGTGGACCCTCCGCGAGGGGGTGCGCGATCTCGCCGCCCAGTTCCAGCACCAAGCGCCCCGCAATGGCGGTGTCGGCGATGACCCAGCCGACGACGTCAGCGCAAGCCCCTCCATCCAGAACGATGACTGA
- a CDS encoding sulfatase-like hydrolase/transferase, producing the protein MEHNSSIIEKIEGINVDNVFIYVSDALRWDYLPDQVSDQGIAIKSISASTHSPSSFASILSGQHLPNHGVESFRHQLSPSTSTLLDIPEYHSLFLNSIFEFSERKHSTSTDPIYSVLNIDAPNVDHPFEDLQEPFCVVERGPGGHAPYGEFDGTATEYFREKSTKDIKTIRDDYARSVEKDAELFLSRVERLQEMGLSDDTLVIFTSDHGELLGEGGELGHSSPMRSELVYVPTVFIHSNLPATRVDDVTLHHVDLLSTIIDVLDIEPEFSMPSDGKSLVEGLPKSPRPSFYKNTFLPDWLPSVSGALEYEGVWDTSGGHVSVKSPKHDRLLVLGGKSLRSSRRKFIMRNFRRAVNAYSKSGLVSYEDPKFPSHEAESLLKDAVNTEVDERKITLSDDAEQHLRDLGYK; encoded by the coding sequence ATGGAACACAACTCTAGTATCATAGAGAAAATAGAGGGTATAAATGTAGATAATGTCTTTATTTATGTAAGTGATGCGTTACGGTGGGATTATCTCCCAGATCAAGTCAGCGATCAAGGTATAGCAATTAAATCAATAAGCGCTTCTACGCATAGTCCATCGTCATTTGCATCCATATTATCGGGTCAGCACCTACCGAACCATGGCGTAGAGTCATTTAGGCATCAACTGTCCCCATCGACGTCTACCCTTCTAGATATACCTGAATACCATTCGTTATTCCTCAACTCTATATTTGAGTTCAGCGAGAGAAAACACAGTACCTCAACCGATCCAATCTATTCAGTTCTCAATATTGATGCTCCAAACGTTGATCACCCCTTTGAGGACCTCCAAGAGCCCTTTTGTGTTGTAGAAAGAGGCCCCGGCGGCCATGCACCGTATGGTGAGTTCGATGGGACTGCCACTGAATATTTCCGAGAAAAAAGCACGAAGGACATTAAGACGATTCGAGACGATTATGCGAGGAGTGTCGAAAAGGATGCTGAATTATTCCTTAGCCGTGTTGAGAGACTCCAGGAAATGGGTCTCAGTGATGATACACTCGTAATATTTACTTCTGACCATGGTGAACTACTGGGTGAAGGTGGCGAGTTAGGTCATAGTTCCCCAATGCGATCAGAGCTCGTCTATGTACCGACTGTATTTATTCACTCGAACCTACCCGCAACTCGTGTTGATGATGTAACTCTTCACCACGTTGATCTTTTATCGACTATTATCGATGTCTTGGACATAGAACCTGAATTTTCAATGCCTAGTGACGGGAAATCGTTGGTGGAAGGCCTCCCGAAAAGTCCGAGACCGTCTTTCTACAAGAATACTTTCCTTCCAGATTGGCTCCCATCGGTTTCCGGAGCCCTAGAGTATGAGGGAGTATGGGACACGTCAGGAGGACATGTATCCGTGAAAAGCCCTAAACATGATCGATTGTTGGTTCTTGGTGGTAAAAGTCTGAGAAGTTCGAGAAGAAAGTTCATCATGCGGAATTTTAGGCGTGCAGTCAATGCATACTCCAAAAGTGGATTAGTTTCGTATGAAGATCCAAAATTCCCATCTCATGAGGCCGAGTCACTTCTAAAGGATGCTGTTAACACTGAGGTGGATGAACGTAAAATAACCCTCTCGGATGATGCTGAACAGCACTTACGTGATCTTGGGTACAAATAG